The Tumebacillus sp. BK434 genome segment CAAGAGGTGGAACTGCACGCGCCGCAACTGGCCTACCTCTCCAACGTGTCGGGCACCTGGATCACGGCGGAGGAAGCGACCGACCCGGCGTACTGGGTCAAGCATCTGCGCGGTACGGTGCGCTTTGCCGACAACGTGCGCGAACTGCTGCAAGAGCCGGGACGCCTGTTCCTCGAAGTCGGCCCGGGGCGTTCGCTGATCGGCCTGACCCGCCAGCAGGTGGCGGCAGAAGGGGCGCAGGAAGTCTTGCTCTCCTCGCTGCGCCACCGCGACGAGCAGTTGTCCGATGCGGCGTTCCTGCTCACCGCGCTCGGCAAGCTCTGGCTGTCCGGGCTGAAGATCGACTGGACGCTGCTCTACCCGGGCGAGACGCGCCATCGTCTGGCGCTGCCGACCTACCCGTTTGAGCGCAAGCGCTACTGGCTGGAGCGCAAGGCGGGCGCCGCCGCCAAAATCCAGCGCAAGAAGGCGGACATCGCCGACTGGTTCTATGTGCCAACGTGGAAGAAATCGCTCCTGATCGCAGACGAAGCGACAGACGCGCAACGGTGGCTTTTGTTCCTCGACGAGACGGGAACGGGCGCCAAGCTGGCCGAGCGCCTGACTGAAGCCGGACACCGCGTGGTGACGGTCGCAGCCGGGGCGTCTTTTGCCAAAACGGAGGCGGACGCCTACACCGTGCATCCGGCGGAGCGCGAAGATTACAGCCGTTTGTTCGATGACTTGGCGGCTGCTGAGCGTCTGCCGCAGAAGATCGTTCATCTGTTCGGCGTGACCGACACGGCGGGCGAGTATGAGGAGACGCAAGCCAAAGGCTTCTACTCGCTGCTCGGCCTGGCGCAGGCGCTCGGCGAGCAGACCTTGGCCGGCGGCGTGGAGATCGGTGTGATCACCAACAACCTCCAAGAAGTGCTGAGCGACACCGTCACTGTCCCGGCCCGCGCCACCGCGCTCGGCCTGTGCAAAGTCATCCCGCAAGAGCTGACCGGCGTCACCGCCCGCGCGATCGACATCGACAGCGCGACCGATGCCGCTCTGCTGATCGCGGAGCTCTCCGCAGACAGCGCGGACACGGTGGTGGCCTATCGCCGCAGCCTGCGCTTCGTGCAGACGTACGAAGCCGTTCGCCTGCCGCAGCGCAGCGCAGCCGTCCACGAGAATGCGGTGGTACTGATCACCGGCGCCAACACGCCAAACGGTCAGGCGGCAGCAGCGTATTTCGAACAGCACCAGAATGCGAAGCTGGTGCTCATCACGCACGACGCGGAAGCAACTGACGCTCACGCTGTCAGCGTGCACGTGCAGTCCTCCGACGCGGCAGCCGTTTCGGTGCAATCGCCAACGTCGAACTCGATTGAGATCACCGTGCAGCCGCAGCTGGCAACGGGGGCAAGCTCGCAAACGAATAAGGCAGACCGATTATACTTCACCGCCAACATCACCGACCTGGCGCAGATCCAATCGATTGTGCAGAAAGCGGCGGAGCAGTTCGGCGAGATCACCGGCGTGATCCACGCGGAAGACCCGCGCGGCACGGGGATGCTGCAGCTGAAAACGCAAGAGATGACCGCCGCCGTCCTCGATCCGAAAGTAAAAGGCGCTCTGGTGCTGGAGCAGGCATTAGCCGACGCGAAGCTGGACTTCTTCCTGCTCTACAACTCCACCGTCGCCGCTACCGGCGGCTTTGGCCAGTCTGATAACTGTGCGGCGGGCGCGTTTTTGGACGCTTTTGCCGCCGCCAGAGCGCGCACGCACGCGATCAACTGGGGCATCTGGAAATGGGATGACTGGCAGGAGCAGCAGCTCCAAGGCGTCGCCGAACTCGCCCAGCAGCTGCGCGAAACGCGCGAGACGTTTGGCATCACCGAAGCGGAAGGATGGGAAGCTTTGACTCGCGTTCTCAGCTTCGGCCTGCCGCAGACGGTCGTCTCGACCCAAGATTTCCACGACGTGCTGCAAGCGTCGCAAAGCTTCACCGCTGCGGGCTTCCTCGAAGCGCTGGAAGAGTCCCGCCAAGCCGCTTTGGCAGGTGCACAGTCCAATTCCAACTATGTCGCCCCGCGCAATGACCTCGAAACGACGATCGCCGGGTTCTGGGCCGAACTATTCGGCGTCCAGCAGCCGTCAGTGCAGGCAGATTTCTTCGACCTCGGCGGCAACTCGCTGGTGGCGATTCAACTGGTCACGCGGATGCGCAAACAGTTTGGCATGGACTTCCCGATCAACACGATTTTCGAATCCCCGACCATCGAAGCGCTCGCCCAGATGGTCGAAAGCAACCAGCTCGGCCAGGAAAAGATCGATGCCCTCGAGGATCTGCTCAAGCAGATCGAAGGCATGAGCGATGAAGATCTGCTCGCGAAAATGCTCGAAGAAGAGACGAAGTAAGGAGTGAAGCCCCGATGAACGATCTGAACAAACGACTTGCCGCCCTGTCGCCCGAACAGCGTGCCCTGCTCGAAAAACAGCTGAAAAAACAAGGCCTCGACACTCTCGTCAAAAAAGAGGAGAGCGGCACCATCGCCGTCACCCTCCCCGGCGCCGCCAGCTCTCAGCCCGGCTTCAAAGGCACGGGCCTGCAAAAGAAAGAGCGCGACCCGAACAAAGGGATGGACTTCTCTCTCTACTTCTTCTCCGGCGACGGCAGCACCGCGTCCCGTGACAAATACCAACTGCTCCTCGACTGCGCCAAGCACGGGGATGAACACGGCTATGCGGCGGTCTGGACGCCGGAGCGCCATTTTCAAGACTTTGGCGGTCTCTATCCCAACCCGGCGGTGCTCTCCGCCGCCCTCGCCATGGTCACGAAAAACATCGAGCTGCGCGCCGGATCTGTCGCCATCCCGCTGCATCACCCGATCCGCGTGGCAGAAGAGTGGTCGGTCGTCGACAACCTGTCCGGCGGCCGCATCGCGATCTGCGCCGCATCCGGCTGGCATCCGAACGACTTCATCCTGTCACCCAAGCCGAACCTGGAGTATTACAAAAACCGCCGCAACGAGATGATCGACGCGCTGGATACGATCCAGCGGCTCTGGCAGGGCGAGACGGTGACGATGACCGGCATCGACGGCGAGGAAGTCTCGACGCGCATCTTGCCGCGCCCGATCCAGCAGCACCTCGAGTTCTGGTTCGCCTCCCAAGGCGCTCCGGAGACGCTGATCAAAGCGGGTGAGATGGGTGGCCATATCCTGACCGGCCTCGTCAACCAGCCGCTCCATGAGCTGGAGCAAAAGATCAAGCTCTATCGCGACGCCCGCGCCAAAGCGGGACACGACCCGGAGAAAGGCAAGGTGGCGGTGATGCTGCACACCTTCCTTGGCACCGACAACAACACCGTCAAAGAGCAGGCCCGCCAGCCGCTCACCAGCTACCTGCGCACCTTCCTGCGCCAACAGGACAATTTCAAAAGCGACTTCGACCTCGCCACCGAAGCGGACAAAGACGCACTGGTTGCGTTTGCTTATGAGCGCTATTTCGAAGAGAGCACGCTGCTCGGCACGGTCGACAAATGTGAGACGCTGATCAACAACCTGATCGACATCGGCGTCACCGAAGTGGCCTGCCTCGTCGACTTCGGCCTCGCGCCGGAGACGGTGCTCGAAGGGCTGCAGCACCTGAATGAACTGCAAGAGCGTTACCGCATCAAACTTAGCGTGCAGGGGGTGCAATCGTAATGAAGGACTTGCAGGAACGCATCAAATCACTGTCGCCGGAACAGCGCAAAGTCTTCGAAGCCCAGTTGAAAAAGATGGGCATCGAGATCCCGCAGGAGCAAAAGGAAGAGGAGACGATCCCCCCGCGCGGCCACAACAACCCGAGTCCGCTGTCGTATGACCAGGAGCGCATCTGGTTTTTTCAGCAGATGGAGCCTGATAAAACCACGTACAACGTCTATACCGCACTGCGCATGACCGGGACCTTGCGCATCGACCTGATGGAGCGCGCCGTCAATGCGATCGTCGCGCGCCATGAAGCATGGCGCACCACGTTCCACATGCAGGAGGACGGATCGATCGTCCAAATTGTGCACCCGCAAGTGGAGATCAAACTGCAGGTCACCGACTTACGCCATCTGCCGGCCGATCAGCGTGAGGTGGCTCTGGAAGCCGAGAAGCTCCGCGAGTCGAACTATCTGTTCGATCTGGAAAAAGGGCCGCTGCTGCGCCTCGGGGTGATTCGGCTGACCGACGAAGATACGGTCTTGGTCTTCGCCGTTCACCATATCGTGATGGACCGCGTAACTTTCTCGATGTTTTTCCAAGAGCTGAAAGTGAATTACACGGCGTTCCTGAACGGCGCAGAGCCGGTCTTTTCGCCCCTGGCGGTGCACTATGCGGATTTTGCCGAACATCAGCGCAAGACGCTGCAAGGTGCAGAGTTGGAAAAGCAGCTCGCCTATTGGCGCAAACACTTGGAAGGGGCGTCGCTCGTCCTCGACCTGCCGACCGACCATCCCAGAACGGCCGACCAGGAGTATAAAGGGGCTCGTCACTATTTCAAGATCCCGCAGGAGCTGTTCCAAGACTTGAAAGCGCTGGCCCGCCAGGAAAACGCAACGGCGAACATGATCACGATGGCCGCTTATAAAGTGTTGCTTCACCGTTATACCGGCCAGCCGGACATCATCATCGGCACCCCGCTCGCCAACCGGGACAAAGTCGAATTGGAAAATGTCTTCGGCTATTTCCTGACCACGATCCCGCTGCGCACCGACCTTGCCGGCGACCTGTCGTTCCGCGAAGTTTTGCGTCGCGTGAAAAACACCTCGTACGGTGCATATGACTACAAAGCTACGCCGTTTGGGCTGATTCTCGACGATATCAAACCGGATCGCGATGCCACCCGCAGCCCGATCTATCAGGCTTTGTTCATTTACGTCGACGTGCCTGAAGAAAAATTCACGCTGCCGGGTCTTGAGGTGGAAGGTGAGTGGATCGACAATGAGACGGCTAAATATGATCTCTCGCTGGCGATCGTGGAAAACGACGATGGCTTGAGTCTGTTTGAGTATTGTGCCGATCTGTACGATCCTGCAACGATCGAGCGCATGGCCGAACACTACATGAACCTGCTCTATGCGATCGTCGATAACCCGGAACAGCGCATCGCCGACCTGGCGATGCTGACCGAGAGTGAAAAAAGCCTGCAGCTCGCAAGCTGGACCCGGCTGCCGGATACGTCGGCGCTGCCTGCGATTCACCGTCTGTTTGAAGCGCAGGTAGAGCGGACGCCAGATGCGGAGGCCGTGATTTTTGAAGATGTGTCACTGACCTACTCCGAACTGAACGCTCGGGCAAACCGCTTGGCTCGACGGCTGAAACAGCTGGGTGTCGGTCCGGAAGTGCCGGTGGGGCTTTGCGTGAAGCGTTCGGCCGAGATGATCGTCGGCATCTTGGGGATCTTGAAGGCGGGGGGAGCTTATGTTCCACTCGACCCGACCTATCCGCAGGAACGCATCGCTTATATGCTGCAGGATTCGCAGGCACAAGTGCTCGTCACCGAGGAGGCGGTCCTGGAGCTGCTGCCCGCTCATCAGGGGCCGACCGTGCTGCTTGGCGGTGCAGAGGAAGAGCTGGCAGGAGCAAGCGTTGACAATCTGCAGGACGCAATCGACGGCAATTCCTTGGCATACGTCATCTACACCTCCGGCTCGACCGGCCAGCCGAAAGGTGTGATGGTCGAGCATCAGAGCGTGTGCCAGTTCTTTCGCGGCATGGAGGAGGCGGTCGGCAGTGAGGCGGACGATGCGTTGCTTGCCGTCTCTTCGATGGGCTTTGACGTCTCCGTCGTTGAACTGCTCTGGTCGCTGACCCTAGGCAACAAAGTGATCGTCCTCTCCGAACAGGATATCGTTGGCGCCGGGGTATCTGGCAGCAACTATTCGCTGCCCAGCCAGATCGCCCGGCATGGGGCGACAATCTTGCAATGCACCCCTTCGTTGATGAGCATGATACTGGCAGACGCGCAAGGAGCAGCCTCGCTGCGAGGCCTGCGCAAGATCTTTTTGGCAGGGGAGGCGATGCCTCCTGCCTTGGCGCGTCAGCTCAAAGCGGAGAGTGCGGCTCGCCTGTTCAACCTCTACGGTCCGACAGAAGCGACGATTTATTCCACTACCTACGAGGTGACGGACGCTGCGAATTTGACCAACGTCCCGATCGGGTACCCGCTCACCAACTACACGGTGCATATCTTGGATGAACATATGCTGCCCGTGCCGATCGGTGTGATCGGCGAACTGTACATCGGCGGAGCGGGTGTCACCCGGGGTTATCTGAGACGCCCGGAGTTGACTGCTGAGCGCTTCCTGCCGAACCCGTTTGGCGAAGGAAAACTGTACAAGACGGGAGACCGCTGCTCCTATCTCCCGAACGGCGCCGTCAAGTTCCTCGGGCGCTTTGACCATCAGGTCAAACTGCGCGGCTACCGGATTGAGCTTGGTGAAATCGAAACGGTGGCCGCCAAACATCCCGCCGTGGCGTCTATCGTTGTGATCGACCGTGAAGACGTGCCAGGTCAAAAGCGCCTGGTCGGGTATTTCGTGCCCCACGCGGCTCATGAGGTGACCTCGCAAGAATTGCGGCGCTTTTTGAAGGAGCGCCTGCCGGAGTACATGGTGCCTGCCGTCTTCGTTGCGGTCGACACCATTCCGCTCAACCCGAGCGGCAAGATCGACCGCAAAAAGCTGCCCGCCCCGGAGATGAAGTCGCTGACCGCAAGCGATACGA includes the following:
- a CDS encoding type I polyketide synthase, coding for MSHEKENQMLEGIAIVGMAGRFPGSKNIAEFWSHLQNGNETISDFTEEELKAAGVDPDLMQDPQYVKRGGLLQDRDLFDANFFDYTAKEAEVTDPSHRLFLETAWEALETAGYDAEQYPGRIGVYGGVGQNSFSYHLYGNPGVFGQIGALQATLATSYDFLATRVAYKLNLTGPAITLQTACSTSLVAVHQACQQLLMHECDMALAGGVAIKLLEAEGYLYQEGSILSPDGHCRAFDEQAQGTIGGDGVGVVVLKRLEDALEDGDSIYAVIRGSAVNNDGAGKIGFTAPSVDGQAQVILDALAVAGVEADSIAYIETHGTGTPLGDPIEIAALTNAYRESTDRVGYCALGSLKTNIGHLDAAAGVTGLIKAALMLQHGQLVPSLHFEKANPKLGIESSPFYVNTELKSWTRGVEPRRAGVSSFGMGGTNAHVVLEEAPHATASSESSRKWKLLVLSAKTGSALNAATENLAAHLQANPQAELADVAFTLQTGRRAFDHRRVVAVESHADAVAALEAMDSKRVLTGEAQTRDRSVVFLFPGQGAQYVNMGLDLYREEPVFREQVDACAEALQPTLGVDLRDVLYPSADRVEQAGELLRQTYLTQPALFVIEYALAKLWMELGVQPDAMLGHSIGEYVAAVFAGVMSLEDALQLVAMRGKLMQSLPEGTMLAVPLTEAEVLPLLGAGLSLAAVNGPRACVVAGTTEAVQQLEAQLQAQEVECRRLVTSHAFHSEMMDPILAAFAEAVQEVELHAPQLAYLSNVSGTWITAEEATDPAYWVKHLRGTVRFADNVRELLQEPGRLFLEVGPGRSLIGLTRQQVAAEGAQEVLLSSLRHRDEQLSDAAFLLTALGKLWLSGLKIDWTLLYPGETRHRLALPTYPFERKRYWLERKAGAAAKIQRKKADIADWFYVPTWKKSLLIADEATDAQRWLLFLDETGTGAKLAERLTEAGHRVVTVAAGASFAKTEADAYTVHPAEREDYSRLFDDLAAAERLPQKIVHLFGVTDTAGEYEETQAKGFYSLLGLAQALGEQTLAGGVEIGVITNNLQEVLSDTVTVPARATALGLCKVIPQELTGVTARAIDIDSATDAALLIAELSADSADTVVAYRRSLRFVQTYEAVRLPQRSAAVHENAVVLITGANTPNGQAAAAYFEQHQNAKLVLITHDAEATDAHAVSVHVQSSDAAAVSVQSPTSNSIEITVQPQLATGASSQTNKADRLYFTANITDLAQIQSIVQKAAEQFGEITGVIHAEDPRGTGMLQLKTQEMTAAVLDPKVKGALVLEQALADAKLDFFLLYNSTVAATGGFGQSDNCAAGAFLDAFAAARARTHAINWGIWKWDDWQEQQLQGVAELAQQLRETRETFGITEAEGWEALTRVLSFGLPQTVVSTQDFHDVLQASQSFTAAGFLEALEESRQAALAGAQSNSNYVAPRNDLETTIAGFWAELFGVQQPSVQADFFDLGGNSLVAIQLVTRMRKQFGMDFPINTIFESPTIEALAQMVESNQLGQEKIDALEDLLKQIEGMSDEDLLAKMLEEETK
- a CDS encoding LLM class flavin-dependent oxidoreductase — encoded protein: MNDLNKRLAALSPEQRALLEKQLKKQGLDTLVKKEESGTIAVTLPGAASSQPGFKGTGLQKKERDPNKGMDFSLYFFSGDGSTASRDKYQLLLDCAKHGDEHGYAAVWTPERHFQDFGGLYPNPAVLSAALAMVTKNIELRAGSVAIPLHHPIRVAEEWSVVDNLSGGRIAICAASGWHPNDFILSPKPNLEYYKNRRNEMIDALDTIQRLWQGETVTMTGIDGEEVSTRILPRPIQQHLEFWFASQGAPETLIKAGEMGGHILTGLVNQPLHELEQKIKLYRDARAKAGHDPEKGKVAVMLHTFLGTDNNTVKEQARQPLTSYLRTFLRQQDNFKSDFDLATEADKDALVAFAYERYFEESTLLGTVDKCETLINNLIDIGVTEVACLVDFGLAPETVLEGLQHLNELQERYRIKLSVQGVQS
- a CDS encoding non-ribosomal peptide synthetase; the protein is MKDLQERIKSLSPEQRKVFEAQLKKMGIEIPQEQKEEETIPPRGHNNPSPLSYDQERIWFFQQMEPDKTTYNVYTALRMTGTLRIDLMERAVNAIVARHEAWRTTFHMQEDGSIVQIVHPQVEIKLQVTDLRHLPADQREVALEAEKLRESNYLFDLEKGPLLRLGVIRLTDEDTVLVFAVHHIVMDRVTFSMFFQELKVNYTAFLNGAEPVFSPLAVHYADFAEHQRKTLQGAELEKQLAYWRKHLEGASLVLDLPTDHPRTADQEYKGARHYFKIPQELFQDLKALARQENATANMITMAAYKVLLHRYTGQPDIIIGTPLANRDKVELENVFGYFLTTIPLRTDLAGDLSFREVLRRVKNTSYGAYDYKATPFGLILDDIKPDRDATRSPIYQALFIYVDVPEEKFTLPGLEVEGEWIDNETAKYDLSLAIVENDDGLSLFEYCADLYDPATIERMAEHYMNLLYAIVDNPEQRIADLAMLTESEKSLQLASWTRLPDTSALPAIHRLFEAQVERTPDAEAVIFEDVSLTYSELNARANRLARRLKQLGVGPEVPVGLCVKRSAEMIVGILGILKAGGAYVPLDPTYPQERIAYMLQDSQAQVLVTEEAVLELLPAHQGPTVLLGGAEEELAGASVDNLQDAIDGNSLAYVIYTSGSTGQPKGVMVEHQSVCQFFRGMEEAVGSEADDALLAVSSMGFDVSVVELLWSLTLGNKVIVLSEQDIVGAGVSGSNYSLPSQIARHGATILQCTPSLMSMILADAQGAASLRGLRKIFLAGEAMPPALARQLKAESAARLFNLYGPTEATIYSTTYEVTDAANLTNVPIGYPLTNYTVHILDEHMLPVPIGVIGELYIGGAGVTRGYLRRPELTAERFLPNPFGEGKLYKTGDRCSYLPNGAVKFLGRFDHQVKLRGYRIELGEIETVAAKHPAVASIVVIDREDVPGQKRLVGYFVPHAAHEVTSQELRRFLKERLPEYMVPAVFVAVDTIPLNPSGKIDRKKLPAPEMKSLTASDTMPTNQAEEVLAVIFAEVLRMERVGIYDNFFDLGGDSILSIQIITRAAQQGLRLLPKDMFKYPTIAELAAIAGTTAAVQCEQGIVTGQALLTPMQHWVFEQELPEPHYYNMPFLLEVRREIDPELLKQALGALMKHHDALRMRFVQSEEGWTQCNDDISEEVPFEMVDLSGIPVERQATALEEAAAELQGSLNLTEGPLVRFAYFHFGPEQNGRLLFVLHHLIVDGVSWRILIEDTGTAYAQLAQGQTVVLPNKTTSFLYWANRLNEYAATTQAHLEAEYWLDARWQTAKGLPTDRSGANLEASVDNIYVKLSQAQTRQLLQEVPKAYQTQINDVLLTALAKACANWTHDRKLLVNLEAHGREDLMEDIDHSRTVGFFTSIYPVLIDLGFDKHPGEQLKAVKELLRAVPNKGVGYGILRRLSTADGVAERLRALPQADISFNYLGQFDQQTAEDALFGLAQESIGSPRAASGSRAHSLQLSATVIDGELEVCWEYSQNIHDRATVERIANDFITELCALIEHCLDPNAGGFTPSDFPEANLNQHDLDRFLSSFGKVGE